AGGGTATATTGATAAATGGACAGTTTCCAGGACCTCAGATTGAAGCTGTCACTAATGATAACTTGATTATCAATGTTTTCAATAGCTTGGATCAACCTTTTCTGTTTTCTTGGTTAGTTTCTTTTTCTCCTAAATTTCTTGTTTAGTTTTGTGTTTCAAGTATTagcttcaaaaacaatatcataGTTTTACTTTTTCATAGTTTTATAGTTACTTATTCTGATCTAAGAAATATAGATACCGACATTGACACCTCGACACCGgtattaatttgaaaaaaataatgtaATTACTAGTGTCGCTGTCAGTGTTAGATATCAATCCTGGCACACAACACCAATACTGGCACACAGACTTATCTTTTTTTAGAGGTCTCGGTGTACGAAGTTAGTTTTGAATAGTACAATGCTCCTATTATTTGAGTGTTAGGCTAATATTAAGAGGATGTGatgaatcttgattaggaatgtAGTAGAGCAGAGAAGAAATTCATGGCAAGATGGAGTATATGGAACAAACTGTCCAATTCCACCAGGAAAGAACTTCACTTATGTTCTTCAAGTAAAAGATTAGATTGGTAGCTTCTTTTACTTTCCCTCCCTTGAATTTCACAAGGCTGCAGGTGGTTATGGTGGCATCAAAATTAACAGCCGTCCTATGATTCCGGTACCGTTTCCTCCTCCGGCAAATGATTTCACCGTATTGACCGGAGATTGGTACAGCAGAAATCACACAGTAAGTAGCTTTGCACTTGCGAAACTAATGTTCGAGATCGTTTGAAGTTAATATAATAATCGAGTGATCTGAGCCGTCTTATCTCAAATTGGTGACTTTTCTTCTTTCAGGATCTTCAGGCCATTCTAGACAATGGAAGTGACCTTCCTTTTCCTGATGGACTTGTCATCAATGGTCATGGTTCTAATGCTTTCACATTCAATGTAGATCAAGGTACATTACTACAACTTTAGGCATTTTTGTTTTCTCGATGATTGATTCTAACGCAAGCGGTCCTTATAGCCTGTCAGATTAAGGATAGCTTCTTTTGTATCAACATCCACACCTCCAAAATATATTCTACTATTTGTTGGATTAACCTTGAGTCCAAGTGAAGCTAGGAAAGTGTTAAGTGTCTGCTGCAACAACCCTTTAGATATTCTTGTTTCTGACAGCTAATTCCGGCTAGAAGTTAATTGGGGAATGTTGGTTAGGAAGGTGTTAATTCTGAATGTTAATTCTGAACTTTCTGTTAAATTGTTGAAGCTTGTGAGAATTGAGGTATCTTCCAGGCTATAAATCATGTTGAACTTACATTTAAAAAAACTAGTAAAATGAACTTACATGAGTCTTTTTACTAGGCAGTAATAGACTGATAGCATCCTACAGAGAAgatgaataaattaaatgatgacatTTGAATTCTACTTTTTACATAAACCCAAATACTTGTTTTGAAATGGTTGTTTGAAAGAACTCAGTTAATTTAACGGTGTACACTACTTGTTCATCATATTAACAAGATATTAACCTCCCAGGGTAACTACTATCTACATTTACTCATCATTATAGTATCATAGTACATATTTAAGTCATTATAATACTTTTTGTGTTGGATACATATCATGCATTTATCTATATATCAAACAAGtatccaaaataataataattatatatggtTTGGGATGCGGGTTATTGCAGAATTCCATTAGAATATTTTCTTCATGCATACATCATACTCATAATTATTCCTCTAACAATACAGTCATGTGAATCACTCATAACAATACATAAAACTACCGTACACAAAGAGCTAGTACCTCACACTAACTGACACAGAACCAATCAATTGTATGCAGCCTGAGTTTGTTCCAAGCGATGGCCACCGTACTCCTCTGCCGGAGAGTCCTCGAGTTCCTATGGAGTTTCTGTCAAGGCCATGAAGTACTTCAGCTCTTGAAGTCACAAAGGCTATTGCACTAGCTCATTCTCAACCACCTCTTTCATCATGCATGCCATCAAATGGTTCTATTCCTGAATAAAACAGTATCTACTCTATCTCTGAGGAGCTCTCAATTGTGTCTAAGAATCAGTTTTCCTTCGCTTCTTCTGCTACTTCACAGCTTGTCCTTGAACGCATTATGTCACACTCTGCTAGAGGTGTTCACTCTTTACTAATACTATCAACAAACACATACATATCTCAACTATGAATATTGTCTTGATTCATGTTGTTTGTTATATATGTAACAGGAAGTGTCACCGTTAACATCAGGTAGATTATCTCATAGCAGTGATGGGGGGCTTTATACCTATGGAAACAATGGTGAAAGGTAAGTCTGCATATCTTTTTGTTATTTGGCGTGCCTTGGAAAAAGAGTGCGAGCGTTTGTACTTTCTAGACTCTTAAATTCCTAAGTTAATAATTTAGACATTGGTCTATACTTCTTATCATGTATACATAGATTTTGATGTGAAAATATTTTAACCTCTCAAAGGTGACTTTGAGTTCATCATGGATGAAAGTAAAGTCGGTGATTGCATTTGGATTATTTTAGaaagtacctgcggatttacctgcggaaatttcctgcggatttacctgcggaaattTCATGCGGATTTATCTGCGGAAATTTCATGCGGATTTATCTGcggaaatttcctgcggatttacctgcggaatttcctgcggaacttcctgccgaaatttttacccacgaaggttttagctggggacctAAAGCCGCAGGAAAAACCgcaggaaacatgtttcctgcggaaatttaactgaaatccgcaggtaaatccgcaggaaaatggagtatttctagtagtgttggTTGAAATAAATTTCCACTTCTTTAATTATATGGATGAAATGTGCAAATTATTTTGCTTGCTAGATTTGGTTTCAAAGTTTTAATTGTTCTGATTGAATTGGTGTTAGGTTTTTTTTGCGCATATAAAATGCCACACTAATATAAAAAATGATGACCAAAATTTTACTGCAAAACATAACTGCAAGCATAGGGGGGTTCGACGACTTGCATTTTTCCTATCGAATCAAatgttcaattttattttaaggaAGGAATTGGTGACTAAAACAATCTTAAATTTAGAAATTAAAGACTCAATTCATTAGAATGGATTTTTTAATCTCTAGAAAAACTGCAGTAGATAAAAATTGAAAGAGCAGTTAAAGAAGAAACAGTAGGAATTTAAAGTTTTATTATATCTTCATAATCAACTTCTTCCCTGTGATAATCCAAACTCTACAAGTATCTTCATTGTCATTTGTCTCCACTTTTATGAAAGATTCGATGATTCCTTTATCAAACCACCAATATtacaataatttattaaaaagaaatttgaCATTTGAGGGATTTTATTGTGCGAGtgttttgtaatttattttatttaaattttttaatgttttactcAGAAAAGTTAAAGGACATGAGAGGATAGAGAAATGAAAATATAATCAGGTGTGAAAGAGTCcatcataaattaaaataaaacaatataatctaACGGTTGTTGGTTGTGGTTCACGGTGAACCACTTACTTGATGGTTCACTCTAGACACAACCAAATGGTATatatatttgtaatattttaattattttgcgaatctaaatataaatatttttatttattttgcctctctttaatttttttttttttgtgaatttttgacTACTctaatatataaaaaagaaaagttttattgttttttttttaatattagtctCATGATAGGATGCTGGCGCACATTTCTATTAGAACAATAAAAGAAGTATAATCACAGTTTTCTATTTTGCTTAGAAAAAGACTCCTCGTCGGAGCATCTCAATTGATCTCAACCCTTCATTCGAAATCGAATTACGGCGATGaaatccctaattcctctttgGATTTCTTGAATCCCTAATCCCCAATTCTCTTCGCTATACTCCATTCTCATGGATATTACCTCCCTTTTTCCAGAAGTTACAATCAATAATCTACAGCAGGCTGATTGTGCTACCAAGGCTTTACCTGATACCATTCCTCCCTCCTCCGTGACGGTTCCTAAACATTCCAATGGCAAATCTTTTGCTCAAGCTTTAAAAGGGGTTTGTGACATTCCTTCCTCTCAACTTCCGCAGCCTATAATCAAAGGGGACAGACCTTCTATCACCATTCCAGAAGATGAATACAAAGCCGGTATAGAAGAATGCAAAAACAACCTTCATGGAAGAATTATTTGCCCAAAAGGCTCTTCGCTGCTCACGGTTGTTGCACTTCGTTCGAAGCTCTCTGCTTTGGAGCCGGATGTGAAATGTTGGGGATTCTTATCTCTGGGAAAAGGTTATTATGAATTTACCTTCTCAAGCACTGAGGACATGAGAAGAGTTCGAGCATCCGGATCCATTAGTCTTAATCCCGGTATTCTCAAACTGTTTGCGTGGACTAGAGACTTTAATCCGTCTCTCCAAAATAATACTTCGGCTCAAGTATGGGTGCGTTTCTTTGGGCTTTCGCAAGAATATTGGAGGCCTCGTATTCTGTTTGCGATTGCAAGTTGCGTGGGTACTcctatatgttagaacaagatttgttctgatcaatattcttagttttgatgataacaaggatatgaattttgtatgagataatgtggtactctaatactatgcaatttccgtttcaggaattatacaaagagtatgcacaaaatcagcgtaagaagcactgactcagaaggttcagcatgcaacatcagaacgtggtctggcaagacatcataagatggtcaagcagaatcagaacatgggtctatggaagcatcagaagaacttgagatcagaagcagaagcactgaagttctcatggtatcacgctcagaagctcttcaaggtcagaagacaagaagatgctctgcaccaagctgtttgactctgatgacattcaaacgttgtttacacaaacatcagatcagaagcaagtactagactggcaggctacgctgactgacaaaaggaacgttagaagctattaaaggcaacatcagtaaacacagcggaaacaaggctcgaggtagttgacaaaagagtgaaacattaaatgcaatgctgtacggattacgcaacgcattaaatgctcccaatggtcttcttctcaaacgcctataaatacgaagttctgatgagaagctgtagACAAGACTTTtatgcaaaaacgctgaaacgctgttcaaattaaaagctctcaaacttcatcatcaagctcactacatttctgttgtaatatcttagtgagatttaagcttaaacttaagagaaaatcacagttgtgataatagctttataagaagcattgtaactcttaaaagaatttgtttacattaagttgtaagttctagagtgatcaggttgttgatcagtatactctagcaagtcttagaagttgtctaagcagtttgttcctagagtgatcaggttgtgatcaggatactctagaagacttagagtgtttctaagtggaaaaccattgtaatcaagtgtgattagtggattaaatcctcaggtgaggtaaatcactccaagggggtggactggagtagtttagttaacaacgaaccaggataaaaatcattgtgcaaatagtttttatcttacaagttttaaagctacagttattcaaaccccccctttctaagtgtttttctatccttcaattggcatcagagcgccggttctaaggtgcaagcacttaaccgtgtttagaaaagattcaggaagagaaaaacgcttcagtaaaagatggctggtgaaattcaaacaaacacatctacatctacatatggctctgctgagcaatacaatggttacaatggttatactagaccaccagtatttgacggtgaaaactttgaatactggaaagataaactggaaagttatttccttggtctagatggtgaactatgggatcttctgatggatgcttacaaacatccagtaaaagctacaagtgtaaggcttaccagacaagaaatggatgatgatcaaaagaagcttttcaagaatcatcataaatgtaggactgttttgctgaatgctatctctcatgctgagtatgagaagatatctaacagggaaattgcctatgatatatatgagtcgttgaaaatgacccatgagggaaatgctcaagtcaaggagactaaagctcttgctctaatccagaaatatgaagccttcaagatggaggatgatgaagatattgagaagatgttctcaagatttcaaacgctaactgctggattgagagttatggataaaggctacaccaaggctgatcatgtaaagaagatcatcagaagcttgcccagaagatgtggtccaatggtgactgcattcaagattgcaaagaatctgaatgaggtttctttggaagagctaatcagtgccttgagaagccatgagatagaggtggatgcaaacgagcctcagaagaaagg
The Vicia villosa cultivar HV-30 ecotype Madison, WI linkage group LG6, Vvil1.0, whole genome shotgun sequence genome window above contains:
- the LOC131614043 gene encoding uncharacterized protein LOC131614043 encodes the protein MDITSLFPEVTINNLQQADCATKALPDTIPPSSVTVPKHSNGKSFAQALKGVCDIPSSQLPQPIIKGDRPSITIPEDEYKAGIEECKNNLHGRIICPKGSSLLTVVALRSKLSALEPDVKCWGFLSLGKGYYEFTFSSTEDMRRVRASGSISLNPGILKLFAWTRDFNPSLQNNTSAQVWVRFFGLSQEYWRPRILFAIASCVGTPIC